GCCGCCCGATCCACATGTTGAGGAGGAACACGACCTTCGCGGCGACAGGCATATCCGGGCCGGTGATCCCGGCGGAGAGGCCGACCGTGCTCTGTGCGCTCATGACCTCGAAGAGCGCGTACTCGGTCGGAATCTCCGTCGGAAGCGTCGCGAGGAGGACGGTCAGTCCCACCGCGAGGAAGATCAGCCAGAGGAGCAACACGATCGCCGCCTCCTCGAGTTCTCTGCTCGCCTGATCTTCGTCGAGCGATCGATCCCCGATTCGGAGCCGTCGCACTGCGGAACTCGGGGTGAACACGCCGGCGATACGCCACCGGGAACCTTTCACGAGCGTGATCGCGCGGATGAGTTTGATTCCACCGACCGTCGACCCGGCGGCGGCACCGGTGAGCATTCCTGCACAGACGATCAGCGTCGCGTCGGCGGTCCAGACCTGTTCCGTCCCGTTTCCGATCGCCGTCGTGCCGAACCCAGCGTTCGACGTCCCGGAGACGAACTGGAAGAGTCCGTATCGAAACGCGTCCTCGAAGCTATCGTACGTGCCACGGAGGTAGAGAGTCCCCGTCAGGACGATCGAGCCGATACTGAACCAGATGAAGACCCACCGGGTCTGAACGTCCGCATAGAGGTTCCTGATCTCGCCTTTGAATAGCAGGTAGTGGACGGGGAAGGCGATGCTGCCCGCGACCATCACCGGGATGACCGCGTACTCGATGAGCGGACTGCCGTAGTGACCGATCGAGTCGGCGTGAATCGAGAATCCGCCGGTCGAAATACCGGTCATCGCGTGATTGATTGCCCCCCACAGCGGCATCCCGGCCGCGAGGAACAACCCGATAGCCCCGATCGTGAGGACGAGGTAAATCTTCCAGATTTCGTGCACTGTCGAGACGATACTGGGATGGATCTTCGTCGATCGGGCCTCGCTCTCGTACAGCGTGAGCGACCCACTCCCCGGTCGTGCGAGGACGGCGACCGTCAGCACGATGACCCCGACGCCGCCGATCCACTCAGTGAACGACCGCCACCACTGCATCGTTGCGGTGAGTTCCTCTTCCGTGTTCGCCATCGTCAGCCCCGTCGAGGTGAATCCGCTGAGACTCTCGAAAACGCCGTTCAGCGGATCCTGGAACTCGGCGGTCGTCTCGTTGAGCGGTGGCGTGTTCGCCCACGTCGGGAACGGGTCGATAGCGATCGTCCACGCGACGAGAAGCAAGGGGAGCGCGCCGAGGACGCCGACGGCCGCCCACGCGGCCGCTGCGGTAAGCATCCCGTGGAGTTTGTCCGAGTCCGGCGCGTCGGCGAACCAGCGAGAGAGGCTCCCGCCGACTGCGAGCATCACGAAGCCCGACCCCACGAGCGCCGGGATCGCGTAGTACTCACGATGTAGTATCGCCACGGGAATCGAGACGAACGCCATGAGGGAGACGATCTGGACGATCCCTCCGACGTCCCGTCCCACCGTTCGAAACTGGACCCTCATTCGTGATTCCCGGTAAACGCCATCACGGCATCGTCCAGCGTAGCATCGTCGGTAAACACCGTTACCTGGTCGCCCGCGTGAACCGTCGTCTCTCCTCTCGGCGCTCGAATCTCCCCGTCGCGCTCGAGTGCGACGACGAGACAGCCGTCTGGAAGCGCTCCCGACTCTTTTGCCGTCGCGAGCAGTTGTCCGTTCATCCGCGCGTCCTCGGTGACGGTCAGTTCCACCAGTTCGGTCTGATCGTCGAGATCGATGAAGTCACTGACGTTCGGATACCGGACGGAGTGATAGAGATAGTCCGCGATCAGTCGCTGCGGATTCTCGATCATGTTGACGCCGATCTTCTCGAAGACGGGGAGGTTTTCGGGCTCGTGGACGACGCTGACCAGGTTCGGGACGTCGTGTTCCTGGGCGAGTAACATCACCATGATGTTGACCGCGTCGACGTCAGTGGTCGAAATGACGGCGTCCGCACGGTCGATCTCCGCGTCTCTGAGCGTCCCGTGGTTCGTCGCGTCGTCGTTGAGGACGAGACAGTCATGCTCCGTCGAGACCTCGTTCGCTCGTTCCTCGTCAGTCTCGATGACGACGACGTCGTTGCCGCCGTTCACTGCGAGGTCGATCAGATTCGAACCGATGCTTCCCGCGCCGATGATTACGAGGTACATGTATTAGTTCACCAGTCTACGAATCGCATTCGTTACATCGAGAGCGTATCGATGGGCTACTGTTTTCCTAGTAAGCGATTGGATACGTCCGTATAAAAGAGTCGGTTCGGGAAATCGCCCGACTGAGTCCCGATTCAGCGTCGAATTCCTCTGGCTTGGCGATGCCAGGAACAGTTGTGGAACACACCTATTGGTCCAGTCATCCTCTATGGGAGTAGAAAGACTATGTCGTCAAACGTACTCGTTCCGATCAGCCTGCCGGATCCGGAATCAGTCCCGGCGTCACTCGTCGAGTTGCTTTCCTCCACGAGCGTCTTCGTCCTCGGGGTATACGACGTTCCCGACCAGACCGCACTCGAACTGGCTCGCGATACCGACCGGGGAGAAAACGAGAAGCGGATCAACACGGCCGTGGATCAGTTCAGCGAGGTCGGCGCCGAGGTCACGTCGAAAATCGTCTTCACTCACGATCGCCGTGAGACGATCGATCGTGTGGCCACGGAGGAAGACTGCAACGTCATTCTCGTGCCGAATCACGCCGGTCGGATGGAGTGGGTTTTGGTCCCCCTTCGCGGTGACGCGAACCTCGAGCGGATCACCGACTTCGTGGACGACTTAACCACCGACGTGTTGCAGAAGGTGAGTCTGGTCCACGTGGCAGAATCGGAAACGGACCGAGAGGAAGGGAAAGCGCTCATCGAGAACGGGCGCCAGAAACTGGTCGAAGCGGGAATAGACGATCGGTTGATCGACACCGATCTCGTCGTGTCCGATGACGTGGTCGGAACGGTTACCGAACGAGCAAAGGATTACGATACGATCGTCATGGGGGGAACCGAACCGTCCCTCCTGGACCGTATCTTCGGTGATATTCCACACCGAATCAGTCAGGAGACCGGGTGTCCCGTCTTCGTCATTCCTCCTGAAATGTAGATGGAATCAGCAGTCGAGTTGCGCGCTGTCGCTCGATGCGCCTCAAAACACTACGAGAAACGGTAGAGAGACCGACTGACGTCATCGAATATCCGATCAGCATACGCTGATCATCGAGCGAACGTCGGTTTGGCTCATCAGCACGTATGCGTTCTACGATCGGCTCTACTGGAGACGGCCAGTAGAACGCGATCGGTGTACGAGTCGTGTTAACCGAACGAATACCGCGTCAGTGAACGTAGGCGATGAACTGGTTGACCGTTTCGTCACTGCCCGCGACGATGAGCGTATCGTCTTCCCGAACGGTGAACTCCGGACCCATGTCCGTCGAGAGCTGTTCCCCACGCTCGACCGCAACGACGGTACACCCCGTTCGCGAACGGACGTCGGCCTCGCCGAGCGTTCGGCCGACGATGGCCGGTGCAGCCGTCCGGACGATTTCGAACTGCGTCTCCGGCGTCAGTACCTCTTCGTCCTCGAGTAACACCGAGGGGAGCATCCGGCGAAGCCGGCCGTCGTCAGCGACTCGATGACGGTCTGGACCGACTGCACGAGCGTCAGTTGCACCCCCTCGTACGTCGCCATCGCCCACTGGTAGACGAACGCGTAGACGAGAATGATGCCGAGGACTGCCACGAGCGAGAAAACGACCCGTCGCCACCACGTATTCGTTCGGCACACGAACGGTGAGGGTACGGAAATCGGACGGTCCGTTAGTGACCGCGCTGTCGTCTCGAAACTCGCCCGTGATCCACCGGCTGTCACCGCGACCCCCAGCTTGAATCGACGATCGAAGCATGCAGATAAAACGACTTTGTCGGACGAGGCCCTACGTCGACCATGGATGTCCTCGTCGCCGTAGACGACTCGGAAGAAGCCCGGCAGGCGCTCGAACACGCGCTCGAGACGTTTCCCGACGCCGCGATACGAGTCGTCACCGTCCTCGAGGTAGAGCTCTCGGATATGCCGGGCAGCTCCGACGCATCGGCGGAAGACGCGGCCCGCGAAGACGCCGAGGAAATCCTCTCCGACGCGGTGGCGATCGCCGAGGAGTACGGCCAGACCGTCGAGACGGACGTCGTTACCGGCCACCCTGCGAAGGCGACGGTCTCGTTCGCCGACGAACGAGACGTCGATCACATCGTCATCGGGAGTCGCGGGAAGGGCGGCGTGAAACGGGTCCTGCTCGGGAGCGTCGCCGAGACGGTCGTCCGCCGGGCGGACTGTCCCGTGACGGTCGTCCGGTGATTCGTCACTCGTTTTCGCTGTAATCGACGGCGTCACTCGTACGATCGGCCTCGCCTTCCTCCCTGCGCTCGGTCCCGTCCACGGTGTCCGCCTCGAGTCGTGACCCCATTCGCTCCGCAATTCCGAGCTGGTCTTCCGGCAATTCGGACTCCTTGCCGGGTCTGGCAGGAACGTAGGCGCGCCCGGCGAGCCCGCCGATAAACCACTCCCGCACCGTCAGCTGTCGTTCGGCTCCGTCCTGGCGAGCGGCCTCGAGACGGCGTTCGGTCGTCTGGAAGTAGTTGACGACCGTCACGAGCAGGACGCCGCCGATGGTGTTGCCGAGCAGGACCGGCAGGACGAACTGGCTCATCCCCGCGTAGAGCGCGATTCGTCCGTTGAACACGAGGTACATCACCTCGGTGATGGAGACGACGACGTGGAACAGATCCGCAAACGGGATCATGAGAAACGCCATGTAGACGAGGAAGAACCGGGTGATAGTGTCGCGGGACGCGAAGTCGAGCCAGACGACGCCGGCGACGATCAGTCCGGCGAACGCGGCCTTGAAGAACAGGTCCCAGAAGGGCGTCTCCATTCCTTTCATGGCGATCTCGGTGGCCGCGATGGACGCGTCGTGGGAGAAGACGCCGGTGAACGCGAGCACGAGCGCGCCGAACGTTCCGCCGACGAAGTTTCCGATCAGGACCACCGTCCAGACGCGAAAGAGTGCCGGGAGACTCGCCAGCCGCTCGAGGACGAGCGCGACCGGCGGCAGGGTGTTCTCCGTGTAGAGCTGATAGCCGCCCAGGATGATGTAGATGAAGCCGATCGGATAGAGGAACCCGCTCAGAACCGGATCTCCGTCGTATTTGGCGTACATCGAGGCGTATATCAGGAACGTCAGCGTGATCGCGAATCCGGCGGCGAGAGCACTGAAGAACAGCTCGCGGAGCCCGGTGTCGATCTCGTCGTCCGCCGCGGCGATAATCCGCTGGAAGACCTCGTTGCTCTCGAAGCGATCCCGGACGACCGCACCGACCGCCGGTGCGCCGTGGCGCGACTGTTCGACGCTCTTTCGAAGCGAGTCGTCGGGATCGTCTTCGCTCATTATGCCGCCTTCCGGGCTCACCGGTGAAAACGCCTGTCATCTGCGTGTCAGCGGTCTCCGGAGTCTACACTGGCAGCACGTTCCCGTTCCGGCCAGCTTCGACACTGCTCGAGTCGCCGGATCGGACTCGTAGCCGGCGGATACCGCGGGACCTGCTTCCTGTGCATCGTCACGATGCGCACAGTGACCGCTCGCCACCGGCGATAGACTCTCTATCCTGGCCATTGTACAGATCAGTATGCCAGAAGAAGTACTCTTCAAGTTCGAACGCTCGATGGAGCGCGCAGAGATCGCGGACTACCTCCGAACGGTCGCAGATTCGGTCGAGAGCGGCGACGTGACGCTCGACGCCGGCGACGAATCCGTCACCATGTCACCGCCGGCGCGTCCGACCTTCGAGATCAAGGCCGAACGGGAAACCTCGAGTTCCGGCGGGCCGGCCGAACTCAGCGTCGAGTTCGAACTCGAGTGGGACGAGGGCGACGAGGGCGACGAGAGCGGTGACGGCGAACTTCGGATACAGTAGCTAGAGATCGACGAGCCAGACCCGGTACTCCTCGGGGAGGCCGTAGGCGCGTCGGAACACCGCGTCGAGAAACTGCCCGATCCGGTTCGGGTCCGCCTTCGCGCTGATTCGAACGTTGACGCCGTCGGCCTCCTCGGGCCGATTCAGTTCGTCTATTTTGAACACCGGATACTCCGAGAGCAGTCCCTTGAGTTCCTCGAGTTCCGCATCGGTACAGTCGAGGTTGATCGTTCCGTCGGCGAACTGGATCCACGGGGTTCCCAGATCGGGATCGGTTCCCTTCGCCTGCGCGAGCGATTCCTCGTCGGCTTCGAACGTCACGAACCCGCTTCCGCGTTCTCGGTGGGCCTGGATTCCCTCGGCGTACAGCTTTCGCCGGTCCGTCGGATCGACGGCATCGAATCGAGTCATACCCGTAGAGATGTGCCCGATTCTTTAAGCCTTTATGTGGTGCTGGCGAACGGGGAGATATGGCACAGCCACGAATCCTGATTCTGGGGGCGCCCGGAGCGGGAAAAGGAACCCAGAGCGCAAAGATCGCGGAGGAGTTCGACGTCGAGCACGTCACGACCGGCGACGCACTTCGTGCGAACAAGGGCATGGACATCTCCGACATGGACACGGAGTACGACACGCCACGTGAGTACATGGACCAGGGCGAGCTCGTGCCCGACGAGGTCGTCAACGCCATCGTCGACGAGGCCCTCTCCCAGGCCGACGGCTTCGTCCTCGACGGCTACCCGCGCAACTTAGAGCAGGCCGAAGAACTCGAGGACATGACCGACCTCGACGTCGTCCTCTACCTCGACGTCGGCGAGGACGAACTCGTCCACCGCCTGACCGGCCGTCGGATGGACCCCGAGACGGGCGATATCTACCACATCGAGTACAACCCGCCGGAGGACCCCGAGGTCGAAGAGCGACTCGAGCAGCGGGACGACGACACCGAGGACACGGTCAAAGAACGGCTGCGCGTCTACCGAGAGAACACCGAGCCGGTGATCGAACATTACGAGGACGAGGGCGTGCTCGAGCGCGTCGACGGCGCGCAGGCGCCGGACGAGGTCTGGGAGGACGTGAAGGCGACGATAGACCAGTCGGCCTAATTTAATAACGAGCTATTTATTCGTCACTTTCACGTCGTAGTGGGCCACATTTACATACGTCAATTGTGGTGGAGGTACGTATCCGTCCGGATATGCGGTAAGATTCGCATCTTGAAGGCTATCGTCGTACTCTATATCTTGGGCATTAGCCTGGAAGTGCACAGAATGGGCAATGATCGATCCGGTAAATTTGGGATTTGAAAGGAGACAAACCTGATGGCCAGAACAATGCTTATTATCTATTACTTTGTTTTCTCCCTCAAAGTAGTCTGTTGGTGTAAAAATAGTTCCTACGTAAGTGCCGCCGGTGATTCCAACAGAGGTGTCTGGCGTGCCAAACAATTGTAACTGCTCGGCCTGGCGTTCGCCGTCTATTTCTTCGGGCTTAACATCTCCACCACTCATCTCAAAATTACCCGTCGTGTATATTTTTAGTGAGTTATTTGGGCTATTTTCGTTCTCCCAATCTCTGACAGAGAGACCTTCGTCATTTAGATCGACATCACCGTCGACAAGAATCGTCGCGTTTCCATCTGAGAGGTTAACGACGAGTTCATCGTTGAGGGATACCTCTCCTGCCAAGTGCGTCCCATTCTCTATTTGCTCACTTCCGTCAATGACCCCCTGTTCTTCGATGTCATCCCCCTCTTCACCGAACTCATTATTTTCAGCGTCTTCGATCATCTCGTGAATCGTATTATTGAGATCACCGAACGATCCCGGATTGAGTTCGATTTCTTCTTCGACGCTATCACTACCACTTCCCTGCTCGCTCCAGCTTTCAGAATAGGTCACTCCCTCTTCGAACGCATCTTCCATCTCGAGGTGTCCAAGCGTAACGGTCAGAATCGCTGAATCCCCTTCTGCGGGTTCGATGTTCCGGACGACCGCATTACTGGCCTGCTGTTCGAAATACGTCGCCCATCCACGCCAGTATTCACTTTTGATTATAAGATCAACGCTCTCGTCTTCGACAACGTTCGTTTCGGCGTACGCTGTTGTCTCATTGTGAGACATGGATATATCGCCGGTACCGAGCTGTTCGTCACCAGAAACGGTGATAACAGGGAGCGTCAACGTCTCACTGTGAAAATCATAATAGATCGGAGGGGAGGATACCACGCGCGTTTCTTCCCCCGTTTCACGGAACACTGCACCTGATTCGTAGGCGATCTTCGTTCCACTATCGCTCTCGTATTCGATCGTTCCGAACGTAAGATTGAGATCTTGTTTTAAGCCATCTGATTCAACTCGCATATATCCGGTTTCGTCCCGGGCGATGGCTCCGTCTTCACCGGCATCAAGATTGATCGTGTTCGCAGTATCAGAGTTAAACGACGTTTCTGATAGGGACTGGCTCATTTTTACGAACGACAGTTCAACCCGTTCTTCCTCCGTCTGATGCTCGGTCGTGGTCAGGAGGTCACCTCCGACCACGAGGATTCCGGCGCTGGCGACGGCGACCATTCCGATCAGTATCACGAACCCGATTAATGCCGCCTGACCGCGCTCCGTCGAAATGGTTGCTCCGTCGCCAACATCACTCATATGTTCCTAGAGGAATGGTGGCGATAATAAAACTCTCGGCTGATAGAATCATTCGCCGCCGTTTATTCCACCCGTTCTCCGGAGGACGGAAAGGAAACTCGAGCAGCGAACGAACGACGGCCGTGAGCGACGCAGAGAGCCCCGAACAGTTCGGTTATCGAATCTTCTCCGCCGCGAGGGAGCGAAACCCGGCATCCCCGAAGATAAACACTTGTATATCGGACGTACCCTAGCCTTCGTCAGATGACGCGTACAGCCGAGAAGATCAACGCCCTCGTCCGCGAGGATTCCTCGATGACGGATGCCCTCGAGGCCATCCGCGAGGAGGCCGACAGGAACGGTGGCGAGGTCCAGTGGGGCGATGTCAACGACGACCTGACCAGCGGGCAGTGGGGTCGACTGATCGAAAAAGGCGTGCTGGTCGACGGCGACCAGGGGTTCGAAATCGCCGACCGCGAGGCCTACGACGAGGCGCTCGACGGAGACGGTGAGACCGACGGCGTTCCGGACGTCGATATCGACGAAGAGGAGGCGAGCTGGTCGCAGTGGGACAAGATGGCCGGCGCCGGTTCGGTGCTGTTGATGGTCGGCTACTGGTTTAACTCAGTGCGGGATACGGTCGGGAGTACGATCAACATGGCGCTCGGGCCGCTCGATGCAGCGCTGCCGTTCTACGCCGTGATCCTCTCCGTCGCGCTGCTGACCGGTCTCTACTCGACGCTCCTGCAAGCGAACCTGATGAACCCCGACCGCATCGGGAAGTACCAGGAGCGGATGAAGGCGATGCAAGAGAAACAGAAGGACGTCCGCGAGCGCAAAGAAGAGGCCGAAGAGCGCGGCGCGAGCGAGGCCGAGATCGAACGCCTTGAGAACGAGATGGAGCGCGCCCGCGAAGAGCAGATGGAGGCCATGGCCGACAACATCGGGATGTTCAAAGAGCAGTTCAGACCGATGGTCTGGATCATGCTGTTTACGATCCCGCTGTTCCTTTGGATGTACTGGAAGATCCAGAGCGCGGGCATCGCCGACGCCGAGGCGACGATCATCATGCCGATCGTCGGCGAGACCGGCTGGAACGAGGGCCTACTCGGTCCGATGCAGGCATGGATCGTCTGGTACTTCCTGTGCTCGATGGGCTTTACGCAACTGCTTCGCAAGTCCCTGAACATCGACATGACGCCGTCGAGCGCCTGAATCCGGCGCCGACCCCTTCTCTGCAGTTACCGCCCTCGTCGCGATCGTCGCGGCGTGGTCCCCCGTCACACGCTCACGGGCGTGTTTCGTCGGTGGATTCAAAACCCATTTTACCCGTCCCGTCGCAGTTTGGATATGTTACTCACCGTCTCCGGCCCGCCGGGAAGCGGGAAGAGTACGACTGCGGAGTTGCTCGCCGACGCATTCGATCTCGACCACGTCAGCGGCGGCGACATCTTCCGTGAGCTAGCCGACGAGCGCGGCTACACCCCTCTCGAGTTCAACAAACTCGCGGAGGAGAACGAGTCGATCGACCGCGACCTCGATCGTCGGCTGCGCGAAATCGCCATCGAAGAGGACGACCTCGTGCTCGAGTCGCGCCTGGCCGGCTGGCTCGCCGGCGATCACGCCGACTTCCGATTCTGGCTCGACGCGCCGGCGGGAGTCCGCGGCTATCGGATCGCCGAACGGGAGGAGAAGGATCCCGAACGGGCGACCGAGGAGACGAAGGCGCGCGAGGCGAGCGAGGCCCAGCGGTACCAGGAGTACTACGGGATCGACATCCGGGATCTGACGATCTACGATCTCTCCGTGAACACCGCTCGCTGGGAGCCCGACGCCGTCCTCGACATGCTCGTGACCGCCGTCGACGAGTACGAGCCAAACGGTGACGAAGGAAAGGCGACCGTCACCGGCGTCGACTACGACTTCTAATGGCACTTCGTGGCCCACCCGAGGAGCGATCGCCCGCCGACCTCCTGACCTTCGGCGTCGTCAACCTCGACAAACCGCCCGGACCGTCCTCCCACCAGGTGAGCGGCTGGCTCCGGGATACCGTTGCGGACACGCTGGCCGAACGCGACGCGGGGACGATCGACCAGGCGGCTCACGCCGGCACCCTCGATCCGAAGGTGACCGGCTGCCTCCCGATCATGCTCGGCGACGCGACGCGACTCGCACAGACGTTCCTCGAGGGCGCGAAGGAGTACGTCGCCGTCCTCGAGTGCCACGGCCCCGTTCCGGCCGACGTCGAGTCGATCGCCGTCGAGTTCGAGGGCCCGATCTATCAGAAGCCGCCGCGAAAGAGCGCCGTCTCGCGTCGCCTTCGCGTGCGCGAAATTTACGACCTCGAGGTGCTCGAGGCCGACGATCGACAGGCGCTCGTGCGAATTCGGTGTGAGAGCGGGACCTACGTCCGAAAACTCTGTCACGATCTCGGCCTCGCGCTGGGGACGGGCGGTCATATGGGACACCTCCGGCGGACGGCGACGACGCCGTTCGACGACTCGACGCTGCACACCGCCCAGGAGTTCTACGACGCGCTCGCCTTCTGGCTCGAGGACGACGATCCGGAGCCGCTGTTCGAGGTCGTCGAGCCGGCCGAGCGGATTCTCGAGCACATTCCGAGCGTGATGATCGCCGAGAGCGCGGCCCAGCAGGTCGCGACGGGCGCGCCGGTCTACGCGCCGGGCGTACTCGAGGCGGACGACGCCGACCGCGGCTCCCTCGTCGCCTGCTATACGCCGAACGGGGCGGCGGTGTGTCTCGGCGAACTGGTCGGCGAGCCGGACGCCGAGAGCGGCGCCGTCGTCGATCTCGAGCGCGTGTTGGTGTGATACCGGCGACCAACTCACCTCTCACGGGGTTCTCGAATACCGAGGCCGAGAGCAGCGAGGTGCGTCGACGGGCCGCTCTTTGGTACCGTCCTATACGAGTGGCTCGAGGACGTTCTCTCTTCGGAACAGGGCGGGCTCGCGCCGTATCTCCGGGAAACGCTTCCGGAAGGGGTGTTGACAACCGACGTCGCCGGCGTGACGTTCCTCGACGTGATCAACGCGGTCGTCGACGGCCGCAGCCAGCTGTACCTCGGAATCGTCTTCGTGCTGTTCGTGCTGTTCGTCCCGAACGGGCTGCTCGGTTCGATCCGGGACCGTCTCGGCGGCACCGTCGCGAAACGGCTTCCGGCGCATCTGGAGCGGTACCGTCGCTGACGGCCGCCGTGGTGCGCTCGCGTTCTCTTTTGCGGGGGTATCGTCCCTCGACTCGAGCCGGACTGGATTCGAGTCGTGTCGTTTCTCTCGAGGTGGCTCGCTGCTTCCAAAACGACACGCTTAAACGATAGACGGCCATCGATCTACGTACGGGACCGTGGGGTAGTGGTATCCTCTGCGGATGGGGTCCGTAGGACCCGAGTTCAATTCTCGGCGGTCCCATATTCCGTCGCGAACAAACTCGTGAGCGACAGCACTCTGGAACGAGCCGAGAATTGAGCACGCAAGTCGCAGCGTCCGAGCGAAGCGAGGACGACCGTCTTGCATCTGTTCAATTCTCGGCGGTCCCATTTTCACGACGCAACGAACGAGGGAGCGTAGCGACCGTTGTGACGCGAGGAGTGGAAATGGGAGCAGGGAGCAGCTTCGCTGCGACCGTGCTGGACGCGCTCGTCGCAAATGTGTTCTCCGGCGGGTCGATCAACACGAAACACTACGCCCCGTCGTTTGCACTGAACCACCGCGGCGAAGACGCTCACGTTCTCGATGCGCTCGATCTGGTCGGCGTCGACTATCGGATCGTCGACGACCGTCACGAGCGGGCCGATGAAGTCTGGCCGACCGAAGACGGAACTGTTCTCGGGCGGGTATTGGCTGTTCTCGGTGCGCCTGTTGGACAAGAGCGGAACAGCGTCTGGAACTCCCGGTGTATCTCGACGACGCGCCTACCGACGTTCGGGAAACGTTCGTCGTTTGCTATCTCGAGAACCGAGCGACAGAGCCCCGCGGCGGTGTCACTACGTTTCGAGAAGAACGCAACGAATCGTATCTGCTCGCATTTGCAAACTGATCGAAGACGTGAGTGACGGACCAGTGCGGGTTTCCGAAAAGAACGTATTTTATCGCAGGAAGCGACGCAGAACCTTGGCGTCGTTCGGTGAACGGGTAGATTACCCGTTCAATCCGATTCGAGGTCGTCGGCATCCAACTCTCCAACCAAGTACGCCTGACCTCGGCCGGTAATCTCGTAGAGTCCCTCGTCGACGCGATTAACGAGCCCCGCCTCGTGAAGTTTCCCGAGGCGGGTACTCAGATAGTGGCGCGAGTAGTCCAGGTTGACCGATAGTACTCGAGGCGAGAGAACGAGAGCACTATCCGCGAGAGTCTCGAGGAGACGATCGTCCGCTTGCGTCATCCACGAGACGCTCGGCCTTCGCATACTGGTACGTCATCGGCTGGCATTTTATCAATACTGGTTGGTTCGCTCGACAGCAACAGATGTTGTGCTCTGTCGTAACGAGCGGTCGGTTGAGTGGGGTGAGCGGAACGGTTCGGTGTCGGTGAACGGAAGCCGGACAGACCCGACGGTCGCCGGTCGGGTTCTCGTCAGAAACGCGAACCCGGTATTCGAGGCACCGGCCCGTCTGGTTCCCGTGAGGGAGACGGAACGCGACAGCGAACGATCCCGCTCGAGTAGATCCGTCGACCGGCCGACCGCCCGCGCCTTCGACGGCGATCAGCGGCTTTATCGGGATTCACTCCCGATCAATCGGCTATGACGGTCGTTCTCGCCGGTGTCGGTGCGGACAGCACGAACCTCGGTGCGCTGGGGCCGCTGTACGACGACGGCGGCTTCGAGTACGTGCCGATCCCCGAGAAAACTCGCGAGACGGACGAAACCGAAACGCTCGGCTCGTGGTCGCTCCGGGGAGACGACGGGGTTGCAGCCGATCTGACGACCCGGATCGAACCCCAGCCGGTCCGCGGCGGACTCGAGGCCGTCTCCGGCGGCGACCTCGCGTCCTGGCCGTTCCACCGCGATCCGAACTTCGAGGCGCTGACCTACGGCGAGCACCGGACCAGC
This DNA window, taken from Natronococcus sp. CG52, encodes the following:
- a CDS encoding TrkH family potassium uptake protein, encoding MRVQFRTVGRDVGGIVQIVSLMAFVSIPVAILHREYYAIPALVGSGFVMLAVGGSLSRWFADAPDSDKLHGMLTAAAAWAAVGVLGALPLLLVAWTIAIDPFPTWANTPPLNETTAEFQDPLNGVFESLSGFTSTGLTMANTEEELTATMQWWRSFTEWIGGVGVIVLTVAVLARPGSGSLTLYESEARSTKIHPSIVSTVHEIWKIYLVLTIGAIGLFLAAGMPLWGAINHAMTGISTGGFSIHADSIGHYGSPLIEYAVIPVMVAGSIAFPVHYLLFKGEIRNLYADVQTRWVFIWFSIGSIVLTGTLYLRGTYDSFEDAFRYGLFQFVSGTSNAGFGTTAIGNGTEQVWTADATLIVCAGMLTGAAAGSTVGGIKLIRAITLVKGSRWRIAGVFTPSSAVRRLRIGDRSLDEDQASRELEEAAIVLLLWLIFLAVGLTVLLATLPTEIPTEYALFEVMSAQSTVGLSAGITGPDMPVAAKVVFLLNMWIGRLEIIPVLVLLRGAMVRAGLYD
- a CDS encoding potassium channel family protein; amino-acid sequence: MYLVIIGAGSIGSNLIDLAVNGGNDVVVIETDEERANEVSTEHDCLVLNDDATNHGTLRDAEIDRADAVISTTDVDAVNIMVMLLAQEHDVPNLVSVVHEPENLPVFEKIGVNMIENPQRLIADYLYHSVRYPNVSDFIDLDDQTELVELTVTEDARMNGQLLATAKESGALPDGCLVVALERDGEIRAPRGETTVHAGDQVTVFTDDATLDDAVMAFTGNHE
- a CDS encoding universal stress protein — encoded protein: MSSNVLVPISLPDPESVPASLVELLSSTSVFVLGVYDVPDQTALELARDTDRGENEKRINTAVDQFSEVGAEVTSKIVFTHDRRETIDRVATEEDCNVILVPNHAGRMEWVLVPLRGDANLERITDFVDDLTTDVLQKVSLVHVAESETDREEGKALIENGRQKLVEAGIDDRLIDTDLVVSDDVVGTVTERAKDYDTIVMGGTEPSLLDRIFGDIPHRISQETGCPVFVIPPEM
- a CDS encoding universal stress protein translates to MDVLVAVDDSEEARQALEHALETFPDAAIRVVTVLEVELSDMPGSSDASAEDAAREDAEEILSDAVAIAEEYGQTVETDVVTGHPAKATVSFADERDVDHIVIGSRGKGGVKRVLLGSVAETVVRRADCPVTVVR
- a CDS encoding amphi-Trp domain-containing protein translates to MPEEVLFKFERSMERAEIADYLRTVADSVESGDVTLDAGDESVTMSPPARPTFEIKAERETSSSGGPAELSVEFELEWDEGDEGDESGDGELRIQ
- a CDS encoding adenylate kinase; translation: MAQPRILILGAPGAGKGTQSAKIAEEFDVEHVTTGDALRANKGMDISDMDTEYDTPREYMDQGELVPDEVVNAIVDEALSQADGFVLDGYPRNLEQAEELEDMTDLDVVLYLDVGEDELVHRLTGRRMDPETGDIYHIEYNPPEDPEVEERLEQRDDDTEDTVKERLRVYRENTEPVIEHYEDEGVLERVDGAQAPDEVWEDVKATIDQSA
- a CDS encoding DUF7289 family protein; translation: MSDVGDGATISTERGQAALIGFVILIGMVAVASAGILVVGGDLLTTTEHQTEEERVELSFVKMSQSLSETSFNSDTANTINLDAGEDGAIARDETGYMRVESDGLKQDLNLTFGTIEYESDSGTKIAYESGAVFRETGEETRVVSSPPIYYDFHSETLTLPVITVSGDEQLGTGDISMSHNETTAYAETNVVEDESVDLIIKSEYWRGWATYFEQQASNAVVRNIEPAEGDSAILTVTLGHLEMEDAFEEGVTYSESWSEQGSGSDSVEEEIELNPGSFGDLNNTIHEMIEDAENNEFGEEGDDIEEQGVIDGSEQIENGTHLAGEVSLNDELVVNLSDGNATILVDGDVDLNDEGLSVRDWENENSPNNSLKIYTTGNFEMSGGDVKPEEIDGERQAEQLQLFGTPDTSVGITGGTYVGTIFTPTDYFEGENKVIDNKHCSGHQVCLLSNPKFTGSIIAHSVHFQANAQDIEYDDSLQDANLTAYPDGYVPPPQLTYVNVAHYDVKVTNK